In Rhodobacteraceae bacterium LMO-JJ12, a single window of DNA contains:
- a CDS encoding TAXI family TRAP transporter solute-binding subunit, translating to MKKKLYTGAVVAAFAAMSALPAASQELPGTMVWTAYGVGSTGYSEASAIADALGKEFGTRVRIQPSGSGIGRLQPLLQGRADYAFLGTEAFFVSEGTFDFAATDWGPLDLRAVAGRPASTTLVAAGDAGIATVADAKGKRIAFIAGNPSINAKCEAILAFGGLTLDDVEAITFPTYSAAMSSMARNESDATCTQPTTSQLYELAESPRGIFYVPLEPDNTAGWERLLKVLPIMAPSQETIAAGLAEGEVAKMAAYRYPVITTTADKSADDVYTFVKAMDETFDLYKDSTAVMPRWSLDISAKPPIDLPIHEGVIRYLTEKGIWTDENEAWNQKRIERLNALRDAWKDFNPKHADMPEEDFAKAWMSRRAEVLDGLN from the coding sequence ATGAAGAAGAAATTGTACACAGGAGCGGTTGTTGCTGCATTTGCGGCGATGAGCGCATTGCCTGCTGCATCGCAAGAGTTGCCGGGTACCATGGTTTGGACAGCTTACGGCGTCGGTTCGACGGGCTATTCTGAGGCGTCGGCAATTGCGGATGCTTTGGGCAAGGAGTTTGGAACGCGCGTGCGCATCCAGCCTTCGGGCAGTGGAATTGGGCGTTTGCAGCCCTTGCTGCAAGGCCGGGCCGATTATGCATTCCTTGGAACCGAGGCCTTCTTTGTCTCCGAAGGCACCTTTGACTTCGCGGCGACGGACTGGGGGCCGCTGGATCTGCGTGCTGTGGCGGGTAGGCCTGCGAGCACGACGCTGGTTGCTGCGGGTGATGCGGGGATTGCGACCGTCGCGGATGCGAAGGGAAAGCGCATTGCATTTATTGCGGGCAACCCTTCAATCAACGCGAAATGTGAAGCCATTCTCGCGTTTGGCGGCCTGACTCTGGATGATGTCGAAGCGATCACCTTTCCGACGTATTCTGCGGCAATGTCATCAATGGCGCGCAACGAGTCTGATGCGACCTGTACACAGCCAACCACCAGCCAGCTTTACGAACTTGCCGAGAGCCCGCGCGGGATCTTTTATGTTCCGCTTGAGCCAGACAATACTGCGGGCTGGGAGCGGCTCTTGAAGGTTCTGCCGATCATGGCGCCGTCGCAGGAGACTATTGCAGCGGGGCTTGCGGAAGGTGAAGTCGCGAAGATGGCTGCGTATCGCTATCCTGTAATCACCACGACAGCGGATAAATCTGCTGATGATGTGTATACGTTCGTCAAGGCAATGGATGAAACCTTTGACCTCTATAAGGACAGCACAGCGGTGATGCCGCGCTGGTCCTTGGATATATCGGCCAAGCCTCCGATCGACCTTCCCATTCATGAGGGTGTCATTCGCTATCTGACGGAAAAGGGCATCTGGACTGATGAAAATGAAGCCTGGAACCAGAAGCGTATCGAAAGACTGAACGCGTTGAGGGACGCTTGGAAAGATTTCAATCCCAAGCACGCCGATATGCCTGAAGAGGATTTCGCAAAAGCCTGGATGAGCCGGCGCGCCGAAGTCCTAGATGGGCTGAACTGA
- a CDS encoding GNAT family N-acetyltransferase: MTLPDIKTLYDVIDGTWPAARYDTLGPFTLRLGKGGGQRVSAATTERPVTTQEIASAETAMRAMGQPCLFMIRAGQSELDEQLAARGYDIVDPVNLYACPIETLTSEPMRPVTAIPVWEPLAIMCDIWSGGGIGPDRVAVMERVKGAKTGIIGRWQDHPGGCAFVAIHDDIAMLHALEILPHQRNQGLGKWMMRRAAFWAQENGATHMSVVCTQANTGANALYTSLSMALVGQYHYRKLSEAPT; this comes from the coding sequence ATGACGCTTCCTGACATCAAAACTCTTTACGACGTTATCGACGGGACCTGGCCCGCTGCGCGCTACGACACGCTCGGGCCCTTCACCCTGCGCCTGGGCAAAGGCGGTGGCCAACGGGTCAGCGCAGCCACCACAGAGCGGCCAGTCACGACCCAAGAGATTGCCAGCGCCGAAACCGCGATGCGCGCCATGGGCCAGCCCTGCCTCTTCATGATCCGCGCGGGCCAATCCGAACTCGATGAACAACTTGCCGCGCGCGGCTATGACATCGTCGATCCGGTCAATCTCTATGCCTGCCCGATCGAAACCCTGACGAGCGAACCAATGCGCCCGGTCACGGCCATTCCTGTCTGGGAACCGCTCGCCATCATGTGCGACATATGGTCTGGGGGTGGCATCGGGCCTGATCGCGTGGCGGTGATGGAGCGGGTAAAAGGCGCCAAAACCGGTATCATCGGGCGTTGGCAGGACCACCCCGGCGGCTGTGCATTTGTTGCCATTCATGACGACATAGCCATGCTACACGCGCTGGAAATCCTGCCGCATCAACGCAATCAGGGCCTCGGCAAGTGGATGATGCGCCGCGCCGCCTTCTGGGCGCAGGAAAATGGCGCGACACATATGTCAGTGGTCTGCACCCAAGCCAACACCGGCGCCAACGCGCTCTACACTTCCCTCTCCATGGCGCTTGTGGGACAATATCACTATCGCAAACTTTCCGAGGCCCCAACATGA
- the sfsA gene encoding DNA/RNA nuclease SfsA gives MRFQTPLEPARLIRRYKRFLADIRLEADGREVTAHCANPGSMMGLAEEGMRIWVEPNDDAKKKLKYGWRLVDHENGHFTGVDTSVPNRALKEALMAGEVPGLVAPMVRAEVKYGTGSRIDFLLSGAGRETFVEVKSVTLSRRSGLAEFPDSVTARGLKHLQELSLVAQNGARAVMFYLVQRTDCERVTIAGDIDPAYGAGLRRARALGVEVMAMDCTITPEEITLGRALPFQD, from the coding sequence ATGCGCTTTCAAACCCCACTTGAACCCGCCCGCCTGATCCGCCGCTATAAACGGTTCTTGGCCGATATCCGATTGGAGGCCGATGGCCGCGAGGTGACGGCGCATTGCGCCAATCCGGGCAGCATGATGGGGCTGGCCGAGGAGGGTATGCGGATTTGGGTCGAGCCCAATGACGATGCCAAAAAGAAGCTGAAATATGGCTGGCGGCTGGTCGATCACGAAAACGGCCATTTTACAGGTGTGGACACGAGTGTGCCGAACCGGGCGCTGAAAGAGGCCCTGATGGCGGGTGAGGTGCCTGGTCTGGTGGCGCCGATGGTGCGCGCCGAGGTGAAATACGGCACAGGCAGCCGTATTGATTTTCTACTCTCGGGGGCGGGGAGGGAGACCTTTGTCGAGGTGAAATCCGTAACCCTCTCACGCAGGAGCGGGCTGGCGGAGTTTCCTGATTCGGTGACGGCACGGGGTCTGAAACATCTTCAGGAATTGTCCCTTGTCGCGCAAAACGGTGCGCGGGCGGTGATGTTCTATCTTGTGCAACGCACCGATTGCGAGCGGGTGACGATTGCTGGTGATATCGATCCAGCCTATGGCGCGGGTCTCAGACGGGCACGGGCTTTGGGGGTCGAGGTGATGGCGATGGATTGCACGATAACGCCGGAAGAAATCACTCTGGGTCGTGCGCTGCCGTTTCAGGATTAA
- a CDS encoding peroxidase-related enzyme (This protein belongs to a clade of uncharacterized proteins related to peroxidases such as the alkylhydroperoxidase AhpD.) — MTAKQPTALDLPMVDPLPAPIQKYFDICADKLGLIPNVLQAYAFDIDKLNAFTALYNDLMLSDSGLSKLEREMIAVAVSSINKCFYCLTAHGQAVRALSGDPKLGEMMVMNWRAADLDARQTAMLAFAEKMTVESHKIVEADREGLRAVGFSDRDIWDIANVAGFYNMTNRVASATDMRPNDEYHAQSR; from the coding sequence ATGACCGCCAAACAACCCACAGCTCTTGATCTGCCGATGGTCGATCCGCTGCCCGCGCCAATTCAGAAGTATTTCGACATCTGCGCAGACAAGCTGGGGCTGATCCCCAACGTGTTGCAAGCCTATGCTTTTGATATCGATAAGCTCAATGCATTCACCGCGCTTTATAACGACCTGATGCTCAGCGATAGCGGGCTTTCCAAGCTGGAACGCGAGATGATCGCCGTGGCCGTAAGCTCGATCAACAAGTGTTTCTATTGCCTCACCGCCCACGGCCAGGCCGTGCGCGCCCTGTCAGGCGACCCGAAGCTGGGCGAGATGATGGTGATGAACTGGCGCGCGGCCGATCTTGATGCGCGCCAGACGGCCATGCTCGCCTTTGCCGAGAAGATGACGGTGGAAAGCCACAAGATTGTCGAGGCCGATCGTGAGGGGCTTCGCGCCGTGGGCTTTAGTGATCGTGACATCTGGGACATCGCCAATGTCGCCGGGTTCTACAACATGACAAACCGGGTGGCCTCGGCCACTGATATGCGCCCGAATGACGAATATCACGCGCAATCGCGCTGA
- a CDS encoding OmpA family protein has product MTNITRNRADHGAQTPPPQTGFWGGWPLWRKPATLAAAFWLTCLASPGGAIDLKLPSNARETARVAASPESHALAIGPVREGALETLDLEGRINRTAWRVAAQGITTLQLLAPLRQQLLDAGFEIMFECKDFACGGFDFRYRLKVFPEPVMHVDLFDYRYLAAVRLTETNDDLKAGEYVALLISRSANAGFLQIVQITPPDGTVPQSSTSGKPTTSGGAQPQTNQPLIARLQENGHAVLLDLTFETGSSSLGEGTFASLEALAGFLRTDPSLRVALVGHTDATGALDTNVALSKRRAASVLERLVEAYGIARSQLEAQGVGYLSPTTTNRSAEGREQNRRVEAVLLNTD; this is encoded by the coding sequence ATGACGAATATCACGCGCAATCGCGCTGATCACGGGGCGCAAACGCCTCCGCCGCAGACAGGTTTCTGGGGCGGATGGCCCCTGTGGCGCAAGCCCGCCACCCTCGCTGCGGCTTTCTGGCTGACCTGCCTTGCCTCACCCGGCGGCGCCATCGACCTGAAACTGCCCAGCAACGCCCGCGAAACCGCCCGTGTTGCGGCCAGCCCCGAAAGCCACGCGCTCGCCATCGGCCCTGTCCGCGAGGGCGCACTCGAAACGCTCGACCTGGAAGGCCGCATCAACCGGACCGCCTGGCGGGTGGCGGCGCAGGGCATTACCACGCTTCAATTGCTGGCTCCGTTACGCCAACAGCTCTTGGATGCCGGGTTCGAAATCATGTTTGAATGCAAGGATTTCGCCTGCGGCGGGTTTGACTTCCGCTATCGGCTCAAGGTGTTTCCCGAACCGGTCATGCATGTCGACCTGTTCGACTACCGCTATCTCGCTGCTGTACGACTGACCGAAACCAATGACGATCTCAAGGCAGGCGAATATGTGGCACTTCTGATCAGCAGAAGCGCCAATGCGGGCTTTCTCCAGATCGTTCAAATCACCCCACCAGACGGAACCGTCCCGCAATCCTCTACCTCGGGCAAACCCACCACCAGCGGTGGCGCACAACCTCAAACCAATCAGCCCCTGATCGCGAGGCTGCAAGAGAACGGACATGCCGTTCTCCTCGATCTGACCTTTGAGACAGGGTCATCATCGCTCGGCGAAGGCACCTTTGCGTCACTCGAAGCGCTGGCCGGTTTCCTGCGCACCGATCCATCGCTGCGCGTCGCGCTTGTTGGTCATACGGACGCGACAGGCGCGCTCGACACCAACGTCGCGCTGTCCAAACGCCGCGCCGCATCGGTGCTGGAGCGTCTGGTCGAGGCCTACGGCATTGCGCGCAGCCAACTCGAAGCCCAGGGCGTGGGTTATCTGTCTCCAACCACCACCAACCGCAGCGCCGAGGGGCGCGAACAAAACCGGCGGGTCGAAGCGGTACTTCTGAACACCGATTGA
- a CDS encoding malonyl-CoA synthase, translated as MTNHLYDALFAHHVGNSRCFLMLNAAGTDPQDISFDAFVSRAGQLATVLIDNGVCPGDRVVVQAPKSAEMLALYAATLQVGAVFLPLNTGYTKDELTYFITDSTPRLLVCEGEKQDALRPVSKAAGASLLTLNKDGTGTLCDAMNAAAVLEKVTPRGPDDLAALLYTSGTTGRSKGAMLTHDNLLSNARALTKAWEITDHDTLIHALPIFHTHGLFVAMNTALLAGVRVNFMDTFDLDAILDAMPSSTLMMGVPTFYTRLLASDRLTKTQAAHMRLFISGSAPLLAETHEAFTARTGHYILERYGMTETNMSTSNPYDGARKPGTVGTPLPGVEVRLSDATGATLSQGEVGMIEIRGPNVFKGYWNMPEKTAEEIRDNGFFITGDLGQFDADGYLSIVGRQKDLIITGGYNVYPKEIEDVINDIEGVVESAVVGVPHADFGEMIIAAVVLDTHHHVTEADIKAKVESKLARFKHPRSYRMLEGLPRNTMGKVQKNVLRDSFTSHD; from the coding sequence ATGACAAATCATCTCTATGACGCACTTTTTGCGCACCATGTTGGCAATAGCCGCTGTTTCCTGATGCTGAACGCCGCAGGAACCGACCCGCAAGACATAAGCTTTGACGCCTTCGTTTCGCGCGCAGGTCAACTGGCAACAGTACTCATCGACAACGGCGTCTGCCCCGGCGACAGAGTCGTCGTGCAAGCCCCCAAAAGCGCCGAAATGCTGGCTCTCTATGCGGCGACCCTACAGGTAGGAGCCGTATTCTTGCCGCTGAACACCGGCTATACCAAGGACGAGTTAACCTATTTCATCACCGACTCAACGCCGCGTCTGCTTGTCTGTGAGGGCGAAAAGCAAGATGCATTGCGACCGGTTTCCAAAGCCGCAGGTGCTTCGCTTCTCACCTTGAACAAGGACGGCACCGGCACATTATGTGACGCCATGAACGCCGCTGCGGTTCTTGAAAAAGTAACCCCGCGCGGCCCCGATGATCTTGCAGCACTGCTATATACCTCGGGCACGACGGGCCGGTCCAAGGGCGCGATGCTGACCCACGACAACCTGCTGTCAAACGCCCGTGCCCTGACCAAAGCCTGGGAAATCACCGACCACGACACTCTGATTCACGCCTTGCCGATATTTCATACACATGGGCTGTTCGTTGCCATGAACACCGCTCTGCTCGCGGGCGTGCGCGTCAATTTTATGGATACGTTCGATCTCGACGCAATACTCGACGCCATGCCATCCTCAACCCTGATGATGGGTGTGCCAACATTCTACACACGCCTCTTGGCAAGCGACAGGCTGACCAAAACACAAGCCGCCCACATGCGTCTTTTTATCTCGGGTAGCGCGCCGCTGTTGGCGGAAACACACGAGGCATTTACCGCCCGCACGGGCCACTACATCCTTGAACGCTACGGGATGACCGAAACCAACATGAGTACCAGCAACCCTTACGACGGCGCACGAAAGCCCGGCACCGTCGGAACGCCCCTGCCCGGGGTCGAAGTGCGGTTGAGCGATGCAACAGGCGCCACCCTGTCCCAAGGCGAAGTTGGCATGATCGAAATACGCGGCCCGAATGTATTCAAAGGGTATTGGAACATGCCGGAAAAAACCGCCGAAGAAATACGCGACAATGGTTTCTTTATCACTGGCGATCTGGGACAGTTCGATGCGGATGGATACCTGTCAATTGTCGGTCGTCAGAAAGACCTGATCATCACTGGCGGCTACAACGTCTACCCCAAAGAGATCGAAGACGTGATCAACGATATTGAGGGCGTGGTGGAATCTGCCGTCGTTGGCGTGCCTCACGCCGACTTCGGCGAAATGATCATCGCCGCTGTTGTGCTGGACACGCACCACCACGTCACCGAGGCGGACATCAAAGCCAAGGTCGAAAGCAAACTCGCCCGTTTCAAGCACCCCCGTAGCTACCGGATGCTAGAAGGTCTTCCGCGCAACACGATGGGAAAGGTTCAAAAGAATGTTCTGCGCGACAGTTTCACCAGCCACGATTGA
- a CDS encoding GntR family transcriptional regulator — translation MSEASATHKTYLAIQHLIVTGALKPGEKLKIEGLRTRLDTGASPIREALSLLTSDNLVERIDQRGFRVAPTSLSNFEEILELRCDLEDRALRKSIANRTEQWEEHVVLCQHRMTRAKQSADPDFEALHKAFHMALLSRCDAPILLKFCSQLYDLNIRYRYLAGNALDYTLRDVASEHEAIMQSSIFGDADKASELLLAHYRQTGAFLVDALSAAENA, via the coding sequence GTGTCTGAAGCGTCCGCGACGCACAAGACCTATCTCGCCATTCAACACCTCATTGTAACGGGTGCTCTAAAGCCAGGCGAGAAGCTCAAGATCGAAGGCCTGCGAACTCGGCTCGACACAGGGGCCTCCCCCATTCGCGAGGCGCTGAGCCTGCTGACCTCGGATAATCTGGTCGAGCGCATTGATCAGCGCGGGTTCCGGGTTGCACCGACCAGCCTGAGTAACTTTGAAGAAATCCTTGAGTTGCGCTGCGACCTTGAGGACAGAGCATTGCGCAAAAGCATCGCAAACCGCACCGAGCAATGGGAAGAACACGTCGTTTTGTGCCAACATCGGATGACACGAGCCAAGCAGAGCGCCGATCCCGACTTCGAGGCTCTGCACAAGGCGTTTCATATGGCCCTTCTAAGCCGCTGCGATGCGCCAATCCTGCTAAAGTTTTGCTCGCAACTTTATGATCTGAACATCCGCTACAGATATCTCGCAGGCAATGCGTTGGACTATACCCTGCGCGATGTAGCATCAGAACATGAAGCGATCATGCAATCGTCAATATTTGGTGATGCTGACAAGGCGTCAGAGCTCCTACTGGCGCATTACCGCCAGACCGGCGCGTTTCTTGTTGATGCTCTGAGCGCTGCAGAGAACGCCTAG
- a CDS encoding malonyl-CoA decarboxylase produces the protein MVQNTMLGDMLASLFERRRASGTTNDPRPIEKMCQTLLTSEGEVFGIHLAKAILTRYAELDQDAKLAFFRFLNDALEMDAGELRNLAQTYLDTGLVADYHAITVAAEPRRQELFRRLNQPAGATAKLVAMRVDLLGFLKDHPELKRTDFDFVHLLRSWFNRGFLMLKQISWDTPASILEKIVEYEAVHAINDWEDLRRRLYPSDRRCFAYFHPTMPDEPLIFVEVALTKSVPDSIHHVLAENRTPHPASDTNVAVFYSISNCQDGLQGVSFGNLLIKQVVEELRQQLPQLDTFITLSPVPGFNKWLATKTDSTVASQILAGEGTETEVEAAVAHYLLNEKGTGGRPRDPVARFHLGNGAVLHEIHANADLTAKGREQSSGAMVNYLYDLKKIEKNHEQFVLGKSVPASKSVASKATAFGALQKAEPAK, from the coding sequence ATGGTTCAGAATACTATGCTGGGAGACATGTTGGCGTCGCTATTCGAGCGTCGCCGCGCCAGCGGCACCACCAATGACCCGCGCCCAATCGAAAAGATGTGCCAGACGCTTCTCACCTCCGAAGGAGAGGTGTTCGGCATTCACCTGGCCAAGGCTATCCTCACGCGTTACGCCGAGTTGGACCAAGACGCGAAACTCGCGTTTTTTCGGTTTCTGAACGACGCTCTGGAAATGGACGCAGGCGAGCTACGCAATCTTGCGCAAACCTATCTCGATACGGGCCTCGTCGCCGACTATCACGCGATCACGGTGGCGGCCGAACCGCGCCGACAAGAGCTGTTCCGCCGATTGAACCAACCTGCGGGCGCCACCGCCAAGCTCGTGGCCATGCGGGTTGATTTGCTGGGTTTTCTCAAGGATCACCCGGAACTCAAACGCACCGATTTCGATTTTGTCCACCTGCTGCGAAGCTGGTTCAACCGCGGCTTCCTGATGCTGAAACAAATATCCTGGGATACGCCCGCCAGCATCCTTGAGAAAATTGTTGAATACGAAGCCGTGCATGCCATCAACGATTGGGAAGACCTGCGCCGCAGGCTCTATCCTTCAGACCGGCGTTGCTTTGCCTACTTTCATCCCACGATGCCGGATGAACCCCTTATTTTTGTCGAGGTCGCGTTAACCAAATCCGTCCCCGACTCAATCCATCATGTGCTTGCTGAAAATCGCACCCCCCATCCGGCATCCGACACCAATGTCGCCGTATTCTATTCCATCTCAAACTGTCAGGATGGGTTGCAGGGCGTGTCTTTTGGCAACCTGCTGATCAAGCAGGTCGTTGAGGAACTCAGACAGCAACTGCCACAGCTCGATACCTTCATAACGCTTTCGCCCGTTCCGGGCTTCAACAAATGGCTCGCGACCAAAACCGACAGCACTGTTGCCAGCCAAATACTTGCTGGTGAGGGTACCGAAACCGAGGTCGAGGCAGCGGTCGCCCATTATCTGCTCAATGAAAAAGGCACCGGCGGCAGACCTCGCGACCCGGTGGCACGGTTTCATCTGGGCAACGGTGCTGTCCTCCACGAGATTCACGCCAATGCAGATCTGACTGCGAAAGGGCGCGAACAATCGAGCGGTGCAATGGTGAACTATCTGTACGATCTCAAGAAGATCGAAAAAAACCACGAACAGTTTGTTCTCGGAAAATCCGTTCCCGCTTCAAAATCCGTGGCGTCCAAAGCAACTGCTTTCGGCGCATTGCAAAAGGCAGAGCCCGCGAAATGA
- a CDS encoding LysR family transcriptional regulator, producing MDRLTEMEAFATVVDQGGFTDAARKMGISKSAVSKHVSSLEARLGARLLNRTTRRVSPTEIGLAYYDRARRVLNDAGEADALVSSMQSDPSGLLRISVATDFGVNHLSPVLGDFLAEFPDITVNMVLNNRYVELISEGFDMAIRIGELEDSTLRARKLTETTKRMIASPNYFKRHGRPQKIDDLNDHKLLHYSSQSAGNMWKLTAPSGEKRQVRTAGWLSVNDGQSLLNAAISGLGIAYLPSFLYADAMRKGLIEDVIPDLPVETQGIYAVYPPGRFTQPKVRAFIDFLVHAFGEKGANDW from the coding sequence ATGGATCGTCTGACCGAAATGGAGGCTTTTGCCACGGTCGTTGACCAGGGCGGTTTTACGGACGCGGCCAGGAAGATGGGGATTTCGAAATCCGCCGTTTCCAAGCACGTCTCGTCGCTCGAAGCACGGCTGGGCGCGCGGCTGCTCAATCGCACCACGCGCCGGGTGAGCCCCACCGAGATCGGGCTGGCCTATTACGATCGGGCGCGGCGGGTGCTTAATGATGCAGGCGAGGCCGACGCGCTGGTCAGCTCGATGCAGAGCGATCCCTCGGGACTGCTGCGGATTTCTGTGGCCACCGATTTCGGCGTCAATCATCTTAGCCCGGTACTGGGTGATTTCCTTGCCGAATTCCCGGATATCACTGTGAACATGGTCCTCAACAACCGGTATGTTGAGTTGATCAGCGAAGGCTTCGACATGGCGATCCGCATTGGTGAGCTGGAAGATAGCACCCTCAGAGCGCGCAAGCTGACCGAGACGACCAAGCGGATGATCGCCAGTCCGAATTATTTCAAACGTCACGGTCGGCCCCAGAAGATCGATGATCTCAATGATCACAAACTGTTGCATTATTCCAGCCAGTCGGCCGGCAACATGTGGAAGCTGACGGCGCCCTCGGGTGAAAAGCGCCAGGTGCGCACCGCCGGGTGGCTAAGCGTGAATGACGGGCAGTCGCTGCTCAATGCTGCGATTTCCGGGCTTGGCATCGCCTATCTGCCGAGCTTCCTTTATGCTGATGCGATGCGCAAAGGGCTGATCGAGGATGTCATCCCTGATCTGCCGGTGGAAACGCAAGGCATCTATGCGGTTTACCCGCCGGGTCGTTTCACCCAGCCCAAAGTGCGCGCCTTCATCGATTTCCTGGTGCATGCCTTTGGCGAAAAGGGTGCCAACGACTGGTAA
- a CDS encoding molybdopterin-binding protein, whose protein sequence is MPNPTAAMLVIGDEILSGRTRDANTHHLAQELTKAGIDLKEVRVVSDEPEAITAAVQALSHDYIHVFTSGGIGPTHDDITADCIAAAFQRPIGIRDDARAILEAHYKHSGTELNEARLRMARIPQGATLIDNPVSAAPGFIVENVYVMAGVPQIFQAMVASVLPTLTGGAPLLSQTLRINQGEGIIAGPLAKLAAEYPDLSIGSYPFSHSGAFGANIVIRGHDGARIDAAMQSLIRLFPDDAS, encoded by the coding sequence ATGCCTAACCCAACCGCCGCCATGCTGGTCATCGGTGACGAAATCCTCTCTGGCCGCACCCGCGATGCCAACACGCACCACCTCGCCCAGGAACTGACAAAAGCCGGGATCGACCTGAAAGAAGTGCGTGTGGTGTCCGACGAACCCGAGGCAATCACAGCCGCCGTTCAGGCGCTCTCGCATGACTATATCCATGTCTTTACCTCCGGCGGCATCGGTCCCACCCATGACGATATCACCGCCGATTGCATCGCCGCCGCTTTCCAGCGCCCGATTGGTATCCGCGACGATGCCCGTGCTATCCTTGAGGCACACTACAAACACTCGGGAACCGAGTTGAACGAGGCCCGCCTGCGTATGGCCCGCATCCCCCAAGGTGCCACGCTGATCGACAACCCGGTCTCGGCCGCGCCGGGATTTATCGTCGAAAACGTCTATGTCATGGCCGGCGTGCCGCAGATCTTTCAAGCCATGGTCGCCTCTGTCCTGCCAACGCTTACCGGCGGCGCACCACTGCTGAGCCAGACGCTGCGGATCAACCAGGGCGAAGGCATCATCGCCGGTCCTCTGGCCAAACTCGCCGCCGAATATCCCGATCTCTCGATTGGCTCCTACCCGTTTTCCCATTCCGGCGCGTTCGGCGCCAATATCGTCATCCGCGGCCATGATGGCGCGCGCATCGACGCTGCCATGCAATCCTTGATCCGGCTGTTTCCTGATGACGCTTCCTGA